The Thermacetogenium phaeum DSM 12270 genome segment GCTGCGATTGGCAGAAGCAGTTCGCAACTTGTTACACAGCATCCCAGAGCTGTCCCGAAGCGAGCCATCGTCCTGTCCGGCCTGGAATCGGGAGTCGAGCGGTAGACCGGCGGGTGAACTTGATGTATCTTCATGGCAGAGGCTTTGGTTATCTTACGATCATCCGACTGGCATTTGGTGCAGGAGAATTGGGGAGTTATCTTCCTAAGAAGCCGTCTGGGAAAGCGAAGACGGCCCGGTTACCATAGGTTATGACCTTTACAGGGAGGCGTCCGGCCCTCCCGCGGAATAATCGGAAAAATTGTGGTCAAATAAACATCGAGTAGGAGGGGGCGGCTAGCCCCCGTCCTCTCACACCACCGGACATGCGGGTCCGCATCCGGCGGTTCACCAAGCTTGACGAAGAAGAGAATAGCGTTCAGGCCGCTACCTTGTCCTCCGCGAGGTGCCGCCCCGCCTCGTGCCGGAGAAGAGCTCGGCCCTCCTGCGGTCCCCCCTGGCTTCACCACTTCCTCCCGCAGGCAGGCCCCTCTCGGGGAAATCTAGAGTCTTCGACCTTCTCGCGAACTCATCGGTCTCACCTCTGTCTTGATGTTCGGGCCTTCCCCTGGAGTTCATGTCCCCCAGGGTACTATGCCCTCTGCTGACTCCTGCCGGCTCAGCCGCGCCTTTCGACACGGGTTACCAGCTTTGCCTGGCTTATCCGGCAGGCCTCCCCGGGTAAGAGCGTTAACCTTCACCCCGCGCCCGCCCCATATACCCCGCCGTCCTTATGTCTGCCTGGGATTTCGCTGTGTAACGCCAGCTCATCCGAACGGCGTAGCCTCTTATGGGGTTCTTGTTCATCAGGCCGTGGTTTTGCCGCCGGCTTCCTTCGGATTCCACCTCGCGATGGACACCCTTGCCCTTGGCTAGCAGACTCGTGCTGCCTCGCCTGCAGTGGACTTTCACCACCAAGTTAACGCCCATGCCGGGCGCACATTTAAATAAGGCCTCCGGGTTTCGGAGGCCTTATTTGGTGCGCCATGAGGGAGTCGAACCCCCAACCTTCTGATTAAGAGTCAGCTGCTCTACCAGTTGAGCTAATGGCGCAGATATTGCTATTTAACTTTTATTTAATATTTAAATTCCTTTGCGCTCGATTGGCTGGGGCGGAAGGATTCGAACCTTCGCATCCAGGATCCAAAGTCCCGTGCCTTACCACTTGGCTACGCCCCACCGCAGAAATGGGGTGGGTGATGGGACTCGAACCCACGACCCTCAGGGCCACAACCTGATGCTCTAGCCGACTGAGCTACACCCACCATCACGGTAAGTAGCTTAGCAGTTAACATTTTAAACGCTGAAACCCCTCTTGTCAAGAGTTGCACGGCCGCATTTCTCCTAGATTTGTCTCGCCCTCATAGCACTCTCAAAACTCTTCTCCGTATGTCCTGTTAAGCCTCTCCACAACCCCATTGAGCCAACCCGGATATTCCAATCGCTACACATCCCGGAGTGTATTTCCCTCCCGAATTCTAAAATTTAAAGCCTGGCCTAAAGCCGCTTTCGATATGCCTTTAACCCTCGAGAGCCTTTTCACCGATGAGGAGAGAGCGTCAGAAGGAGCTTTTTGCGCCCTGCTCACCAAGAGGAAAACGGCACCACGCCCTCGAATAGAAAACAGGTACCCATCCAGCTACCCTGCTACAAAGCAGAAGACCGCTGCAGGAGGCCGCAGGACGCCATGCCTCCGGCAGTGCCGGCAGAAAAGCTTTTTTGCCGGCACAGCACAACCTTGAAGGTTGCTTCTGCCGCCCTGGACGAAGGAGCACAGGCAAGCGGCCGAATCAAAAGGGATGTCAAAAGGCACCTTCTGGAAAAGCCTAAAGAGCGGTCGGCAGCCCTCTGCGGCAAGTTAACAGGCGGCTCGATTTTCAAGAAAGAGAGCAGAAGAGAAAAAGATACGGAATCCGTTATTAAGAAGAGGTTTTTTATTTTTTTGTCAGATTCGCAAGCGGGAGGCGACCGGCTTGGAAAACAGCGAAAAACCGCCGATAAACCCCTATCTGGCAGTTATCCTGTCGGTAGGGGCCATTTCCTTTGGGTCGATATTTACGAGGCTGGCCAGCGCCCCGCCGCTGGTTATCGCCTTTTACCGCATGGGCTTCACCCTGCTCATCATCGCCCCTTTCGCTCTCTCCCGCTCCGGGCGCGCCGAACTCCGCCGGGTTGCCGGACGCGACCTGGTTGCGGCGTTAACCGCCGGCCTGTTTCTGGCCCTCCACTTCTGGTCATGGATCACTTCACTGGAGTACACATCCATTGCCAGCTCCACGGTGCTTGTTACCATGCAGCCACTCTTCGTAGTGACGCTGGGCTTCCTCTTTCTTAAAGAAAAGTTCGGTCCGAAGACCCTGACCGGAGCGGCCCTGGCCCTGACCGGGAGCGTGCTGGTGGGGATGGGAGACTTCCGGATCGGGGGAGAGGCCCTGCTGGGTGATATCCTGGCCTTTTCGGGAGCCTTTTTTATAGCCTTTTACTTCCTCCTCGGCCGTAACCTGCGGGGGAAGCTCTCTCTCTTCCCCTACGTCTTCCTGGTTTACGGCACGGCGGCGGCCTTTCTTTTGGTCTTCACTCTCTGCGCCCGCATTCCCCTTTATCCCTATCCCCCCCTGGACTGGCTGTGGTTTCTCGCTCTGGCGGTCATCCCCACCATCGGCGGCCACACGGTTTCCAACTGGGCTTTGCGCTATGTCAAAACGATGGTGGTTTCCGTCAGCATCCTGGGGGAACCGGTCGGAGCCAGCATCCTCGCCTACCTGATCTTCGGGGAAATACCCGGCTCACTACAGCTGCTCGGAGGCCTGGTCATTATAAGCGGGATTTATCTCTTTCTCGCTACAGCACGGGATGAAGAGGCGAGAAAATAACGGTCTCAAAATTCGCAAATAAGAAAGGTTTTTCTGAATTTTTGTTGAATTTATCCTTTTTAAAGGTCTTTTTATTTTTGCCTGGAAGGGAGTGATTATTGATAGAGGGAGGGCAAGAATGAATCTGGTATTTAATTACTTTACCGTCTTTAAGGAAAAGGAGGTAAGACGTTGAAGAAGGGATTTATTTTAACATTTTTAGTGGCTTTATGTTCCCTGGCCCTGCTGGTGGCGGGATGCGGCAGCTCCCAGACATCCTCAGAGACCGGGGACACCATAAAGATCGGTTTTCTTGGAGGTAAAACCGGCAACCACGCCCATTACGGTATTGAAACCTTGAAGGGCATGGAAATGGCCGTTGAAGAGATCAATGAAGCAGGTGGGGTCTTAGGGAAAAAGCTGGTAATCGTCGAAGGCGACCACGGCAGCAACATCTCGCAGGCGGTCAGCGTTACTCAGAAGCTGATCACCCAGGGGGTCGTAGCCATCGTCGGTGATCCGACGACGGGGATCACCAAGTCGGTAGCCCCCATCTGCCAGGAAAACAAGATCGTCCTCATGTCCGCCGGCGCCGTGGGGACGGGGGTGCTGGAAATCGGCGACTACATCTTCCGGGACTGCCTCCCCGATGTGGTAGCGGCTCCCGGTATGGTAAAGTACCTGGCCGAGGAGCTGGGCTGGAAGAAGATCGCCCTGGTGACGACCACCGGACTGGACTACAGCGAGTCCCTGACGGAGATCTTCCGCCCCGCACTGGCCAAATACGGGATCGAAATCGTAGCGGAAGAGACGATCATGGAGGGTGACACCAACTTCAGCGCCGTGGTAACCTCCCTTTCTAAAAAAGACTTCGACGGGGTCATCTTCACCGGTTACTATACCGAAGGAGCGCTCTTCTTGAAGGAGATGCGCAAGCAGGGGTTGA includes the following:
- a CDS encoding ABC transporter substrate-binding protein, coding for MKKGFILTFLVALCSLALLVAGCGSSQTSSETGDTIKIGFLGGKTGNHAHYGIETLKGMEMAVEEINEAGGVLGKKLVIVEGDHGSNISQAVSVTQKLITQGVVAIVGDPTTGITKSVAPICQENKIVLMSAGAVGTGVLEIGDYIFRDCLPDVVAAPGMVKYLAEELGWKKIALVTTTGLDYSESLTEIFRPALAKYGIEIVAEETIMEGDTNFSAVVTSLSKKDFDGVIFTGYYTEGALFLKEMRKQGLKQVIAGGDGLLGKELYELGGAAAEGSMVYTGFAVDMERANEKTKAFIEKYKARNNNKLPDMFAAQGYDAVMWLADAMKEANSSDPTKFRDALAKTKNWEGVTGTITLDENREPIKSPVYILEVKNGQFVVKAAIDVNS
- a CDS encoding DMT family transporter, translating into MENSEKPPINPYLAVILSVGAISFGSIFTRLASAPPLVIAFYRMGFTLLIIAPFALSRSGRAELRRVAGRDLVAALTAGLFLALHFWSWITSLEYTSIASSTVLVTMQPLFVVTLGFLFLKEKFGPKTLTGAALALTGSVLVGMGDFRIGGEALLGDILAFSGAFFIAFYFLLGRNLRGKLSLFPYVFLVYGTAAAFLLVFTLCARIPLYPYPPLDWLWFLALAVIPTIGGHTVSNWALRYVKTMVVSVSILGEPVGASILAYLIFGEIPGSLQLLGGLVIISGIYLFLATARDEEARK